Proteins encoded together in one Fervidobacterium thailandense window:
- a CDS encoding glycine C-acetyltransferase → MFDYKILESELENLKNEGLYINIRTLESPQGAWIVVNGKRVLNLCSNNYLGFANDERLKKAAIRAVEEWGVGPGAVRTIAGTMKIHEELERALAEFKGAEATIFLQSGFVANQAAIPTLFGDENDAIISDELNHASIIDGVRLSKAKRYVYKHNDMNDLEERLKEARNVQNARRILIVTDGVFSMDGDIAPLPEIVDLAEKYGAAVMVDDAHGEGVLGRGGRGIVDHFGLHGRVDMEIGTLSKAFGVLGGYIAGSETLIRYLKQKARPFLFSTGLTPADVAACLEAVKILQESDDRVKKLWENANYFKTEMKKLGFDLGVSQTPITPVMLYDAKVASQFSKELFEEGIFAQSIGYPTVPKGKARIRVMISAVHSKEDLDFALEKFEKIGKKLGVI, encoded by the coding sequence ATGTTTGACTACAAGATCCTCGAAAGCGAACTTGAAAACCTCAAGAACGAGGGGTTGTACATAAACATCAGAACTCTCGAGTCTCCACAGGGAGCGTGGATTGTTGTTAACGGAAAAAGAGTACTCAACCTTTGTTCGAACAACTATCTCGGATTTGCCAACGACGAGAGGTTGAAGAAAGCGGCGATTAGGGCCGTTGAAGAGTGGGGAGTTGGTCCCGGGGCGGTTCGCACAATCGCCGGAACTATGAAGATACACGAAGAACTTGAACGTGCACTTGCCGAGTTCAAAGGTGCGGAAGCCACAATTTTCCTTCAATCGGGTTTTGTTGCCAATCAAGCGGCTATTCCAACACTTTTCGGGGATGAGAACGATGCGATTATCTCCGACGAGCTGAACCATGCGAGTATCATCGATGGTGTCAGGTTATCGAAAGCGAAAAGGTACGTCTACAAGCACAACGATATGAACGACCTGGAGGAACGGCTCAAGGAAGCCAGAAATGTTCAGAACGCAAGGAGGATACTCATAGTCACCGACGGGGTTTTCAGTATGGACGGTGACATTGCGCCACTACCGGAAATCGTCGATCTGGCTGAAAAATACGGTGCCGCAGTGATGGTTGATGACGCGCACGGTGAGGGTGTGCTTGGACGGGGTGGAAGAGGAATTGTGGACCACTTCGGTCTGCACGGTAGGGTTGATATGGAGATAGGGACGCTCTCTAAGGCGTTTGGTGTGCTTGGTGGATACATAGCCGGTAGCGAAACGCTCATCAGGTACTTAAAGCAAAAAGCAAGGCCGTTCCTCTTCAGCACGGGACTTACACCGGCCGACGTGGCCGCGTGTTTGGAGGCGGTCAAGATACTCCAAGAAAGTGATGATAGGGTGAAGAAACTCTGGGAGAACGCGAACTATTTCAAGACCGAGATGAAGAAACTCGGGTTCGACCTCGGAGTCAGCCAGACACCTATAACACCGGTTATGCTCTACGATGCGAAGGTAGCGAGTCAGTTCAGCAAGGAACTGTTCGAGGAAGGAATTTTCGCCCAGTCCATAGGCTATCCAACCGTACCGAAGGGTAAGGCAAGAATACGCGTGATGATTAGCGCGGTCCACTCAAAAGAAGACCTCGATTTTGCCCTCGAAAAATTTGAAAAAATCGGAAAGAAGCTCGGAGTGATTTAG
- the iadA gene encoding beta-aspartyl-peptidase: MGLVKLLRNAEVFSPEPVGKKDILIVGNQIAVVESDIVVNVPDLEVIDASGLIAVPGFIDTHVHFLGGGGEGGFSTRTAELDPRDCIVNGVTTLVGCLGTDGVTRSLDSLYAKAKALEEFGLTTFIYTGSYRVPPVTFTGSIQRDIVLIDKVIGVGEIAISDHRSSQPTYEEILRIVADARVGGMLSGKPGIVNFHVGAGRKGIEYLFKIVEETEIPITHLYPTHMSRSKRLFEEGLRFCELGGMVDVTALQPFEREEDFSPVDALIMAYENGLIGAVTISSDGQGSLPVFDDMGNMVGFKVGSVGALLHTVKLAVEKGLPIWQVLKTVTINSAKVLKLKRKGKIEKGYDADIILMEDFHVKWVISRGKPLMVEGNVVEPFRVM; encoded by the coding sequence ATGGGACTCGTGAAACTTTTGAGAAATGCGGAAGTTTTTTCTCCAGAACCAGTTGGGAAGAAAGATATACTGATCGTTGGAAATCAAATAGCGGTCGTTGAATCCGACATTGTTGTGAACGTCCCAGATTTGGAAGTAATCGACGCAAGCGGTTTAATAGCCGTTCCAGGTTTCATCGACACGCACGTTCACTTCCTCGGTGGAGGTGGCGAGGGAGGTTTCTCCACAAGGACAGCTGAACTTGATCCGAGAGATTGTATCGTCAACGGAGTTACCACGCTCGTTGGTTGCCTTGGAACGGACGGTGTTACCAGGTCTCTGGATAGTCTTTACGCGAAGGCGAAAGCACTGGAAGAATTCGGATTGACCACTTTCATATACACCGGTTCTTACCGTGTTCCACCGGTTACGTTCACCGGTAGCATCCAGAGGGACATTGTGTTGATAGATAAGGTGATAGGAGTTGGGGAAATTGCCATTTCGGATCATCGTTCCTCGCAACCAACGTATGAGGAAATTCTGAGAATCGTTGCGGATGCACGCGTTGGAGGGATGCTTTCGGGAAAACCTGGTATCGTGAACTTCCACGTGGGAGCCGGTAGAAAGGGAATTGAGTACCTCTTCAAGATTGTCGAGGAAACGGAAATCCCCATAACGCATCTTTATCCGACACACATGAGCAGGTCAAAGAGATTGTTTGAAGAAGGTCTGAGGTTTTGCGAACTTGGTGGTATGGTCGACGTAACCGCGCTCCAGCCGTTTGAAAGAGAAGAAGACTTCAGTCCGGTAGACGCGTTAATCATGGCTTATGAAAACGGACTCATCGGAGCGGTGACAATCTCTTCTGACGGACAAGGTAGCTTACCCGTTTTCGACGATATGGGTAACATGGTGGGATTTAAGGTCGGTAGTGTGGGTGCACTTCTTCACACCGTGAAGCTTGCGGTGGAAAAGGGGTTACCGATCTGGCAAGTTTTAAAGACCGTTACTATCAATTCGGCGAAGGTGCTGAAGCTAAAGCGGAAGGGAAAGATAGAAAAAGGATACGATGCGGATATCATTCTTATGGAAGATTTTCACGTCAAGTGGGTAATTTCGAGGGGAAAGCCTCTGATGGTTGAAGGTAACGTTGTTGAACCATTCAGAGTAATGTGA